The genomic DNA CCGGGCCGTGCGAAGTGTGACGTCGACTCCGGAAGCAGCCAGCTGCGCGCCGATCCGCTGCAGGTAGGTCTCGCTGCCGCCGCCCTGGGGGTGTCCGACGTCGCGCCAGCACAGGAGCAGCACGGAGCGGAGCGGGTTCGGCGGGCAGGAGCGAAGCGACCCGGGGGATGGACTGGACGCGGACATTGGCTGCCAGGATAGTCGTCGGCCTAGTCTCGTCCGGGTGTCGGCCCTTGACGTGATCGCGCGCCAGGCAACGCTGCGACGCTCGGTGCGCCTGCTGGGCGAATTCCGGTTCGAGCAGTCCGACCCGGCCCGGTTCTACGGCGCGCTGGCCGACGACACCGTCGCGCTCGTCGAGGCCCTCTGGACCGGCGTGCACGGCGAGCAGTCCGACGGCCGGACCGTGCTCGACGTTGGGGGCGGGCCCGGCTACTTCGCCGACGCGTTCTCCCGCGCCGGGATGCGCTACGTGGGCGTGGAGCCCGATCCGTCGGAGATGCATGCGGGGCCGGCAGGCGCACCAGGGGCGGGCACGTTCGTCCGCGCGTCGGGCACTGCGCTGCCGTTCGCCGACGACAGCGTCGACGTCTGCCTGTCCTCGAACGTCGCCGAACACGTCCGCGACCCGTGGCGGCTCGGCGCCGAGATGCTGCGGGTGACGCGGCCCGGTGGGCTGGCAGTGCTGTCGTACACGGTGTGGCTGGGCCCGTTCGGCGGCCACGAGATGGGGCTGACGCACTACTTGGGCGGAGCGCGGGCGGCCGAGCGGTACACCCGTCGGCACGGCCACCGGCCCAAGAACGACTACGGATCGTCGTTGTTCGCGGTCTCGGCGGCCGACGGTCTCGAGTGGGCGGCGAGCACGGGCGCACTGGTGGCGGCTTTTCCCCGCTACCACCCG from Mycolicibacterium arabiense includes the following:
- a CDS encoding class I SAM-dependent methyltransferase; its protein translation is MSALDVIARQATLRRSVRLLGEFRFEQSDPARFYGALADDTVALVEALWTGVHGEQSDGRTVLDVGGGPGYFADAFSRAGMRYVGVEPDPSEMHAGPAGAPGAGTFVRASGTALPFADDSVDVCLSSNVAEHVRDPWRLGAEMLRVTRPGGLAVLSYTVWLGPFGGHEMGLTHYLGGARAAERYTRRHGHRPKNDYGSSLFAVSAADGLEWAASTGALVAAFPRYHPRWAWWTVRVPVLREFAVSNLVLVLQPS